One genomic region from Strix uralensis isolate ZFMK-TIS-50842 chromosome 5, bStrUra1, whole genome shotgun sequence encodes:
- the CREBL2 gene encoding cAMP-responsive element-binding protein-like 2 isoform X3 encodes MDDSKVVGGKVKKPGKRGRKPAKIDLKAKLERSRQSARECRARKKLRYQYLEELVSSRERAICALREELEMYKQWCMAMDQGKIPSEIKALLTGEEQGKAQQNSTKLAKAGKTEANSSNPW; translated from the exons GTGGTTGGAGGCAAGGTAAAGAAACCAGGCAAGCGGGGTCGTAAACCTGCCAAAATAGACTTGAAGGCAAAACTTGAAAGAAGCCGTCAGAGTGCGAGAGAGTGCAGAGCCAGGAAGAAGCTGAGGTACCAGTACCTGGAAGAGCTGGTTTCAAGCAGGGAACGAGCCATCTGCGCGCTCAGAGAAGAGCTTGAAATG TACAAGCAGTGGTGCATGGCGATGGACCAAGGGAAAATCCCCTCTGAAATAAAAGCCCTGCTAACTGGAGAGGagcaaggcaaagcacagcagaaCTCAACCAAACTTGCCAAGGCTGGGAAGAcagaagcaaacagcagcaaTCCCT GGTGA
- the CREBL2 gene encoding cAMP-responsive element-binding protein-like 2 isoform X1 has protein sequence MDDSKVVGGKVKKPGKRGRKPAKIDLKAKLERSRQSARECRARKKLRYQYLEELVSSRERAICALREELEMYKQWCMAMDQGKIPSEIKALLTGEEQGKAQQNSTKLAKAGKTEANSSNPLSVCSWFSLTNTEERK, from the exons GTGGTTGGAGGCAAGGTAAAGAAACCAGGCAAGCGGGGTCGTAAACCTGCCAAAATAGACTTGAAGGCAAAACTTGAAAGAAGCCGTCAGAGTGCGAGAGAGTGCAGAGCCAGGAAGAAGCTGAGGTACCAGTACCTGGAAGAGCTGGTTTCAAGCAGGGAACGAGCCATCTGCGCGCTCAGAGAAGAGCTTGAAATG TACAAGCAGTGGTGCATGGCGATGGACCAAGGGAAAATCCCCTCTGAAATAAAAGCCCTGCTAACTGGAGAGGagcaaggcaaagcacagcagaaCTCAACCAAACTTGCCAAGGCTGGGAAGAcagaagcaaacagcagcaaTCCCT TGAGTGTGTGCAGCTGGTTCTCTCTcacaaacactgaagaaaggaaataa
- the CREBL2 gene encoding cAMP-responsive element-binding protein-like 2 isoform X2 — protein sequence MDDSKVVGGKVKKPGKRGRKPAKIDLKAKLERSRQSARECRARKKLRYQYLEELVSSRERAICALREELEMYKQWCMAMDQGKIPSEIKALLTGEEQGKAQQNSTKLAKAGKTEANSSNPWM from the exons GTGGTTGGAGGCAAGGTAAAGAAACCAGGCAAGCGGGGTCGTAAACCTGCCAAAATAGACTTGAAGGCAAAACTTGAAAGAAGCCGTCAGAGTGCGAGAGAGTGCAGAGCCAGGAAGAAGCTGAGGTACCAGTACCTGGAAGAGCTGGTTTCAAGCAGGGAACGAGCCATCTGCGCGCTCAGAGAAGAGCTTGAAATG TACAAGCAGTGGTGCATGGCGATGGACCAAGGGAAAATCCCCTCTGAAATAAAAGCCCTGCTAACTGGAGAGGagcaaggcaaagcacagcagaaCTCAACCAAACTTGCCAAGGCTGGGAAGAcagaagcaaacagcagcaaTCCCT GGATGTAG
- the CREBL2 gene encoding cAMP-responsive element-binding protein-like 2 isoform X4, with protein MDDSKVVGGKVKKPGKRGRKPAKIDLKAKLERSRQSARECRARKKLRYQYLEELVSSRERAICALREELEMYKQWCMAMDQGKIPSEIKALLTGEEQGKAQQNSTKLAKAGKTEANSSNP; from the exons GTGGTTGGAGGCAAGGTAAAGAAACCAGGCAAGCGGGGTCGTAAACCTGCCAAAATAGACTTGAAGGCAAAACTTGAAAGAAGCCGTCAGAGTGCGAGAGAGTGCAGAGCCAGGAAGAAGCTGAGGTACCAGTACCTGGAAGAGCTGGTTTCAAGCAGGGAACGAGCCATCTGCGCGCTCAGAGAAGAGCTTGAAATG TACAAGCAGTGGTGCATGGCGATGGACCAAGGGAAAATCCCCTCTGAAATAAAAGCCCTGCTAACTGGAGAGGagcaaggcaaagcacagcagaaCTCAACCAAACTTGCCAAGGCTGGGAAGAcagaagcaaacagcagcaaTCCCT GA